A genomic segment from Flammeovirga pectinis encodes:
- a CDS encoding LacI family DNA-binding transcriptional regulator: MKRNKKAKLSDIAKELGVSNATVSRALNGSEKVQPATKSKILALAKKLNYKPNQLAQGLVKKSTKTIGVILPTFEKNFFFRVLKGIESVLHSADYKIIITTSGDNAKQEKEACYSLSSYHVDGIILSLSYNHEDPNFLIDIQDDGIPLLFMDRIYEEIDANYVISDDFTGMYEAINKLIDKGRRRIVHIKGPENISTSFSRHQGYKQALKDHGIEYDKELVVQCEHEAEVKQSLRSLFKQGIDFDAVTCYNDYYAFHAMELLKERGIEVPKDVGIVGFANEPLASYTSPKLSTVNQPAELMGKRAASLIINEIDLLKKEEAYEFETVLMETYLIERETTL, translated from the coding sequence ATGAAGCGGAATAAAAAAGCAAAACTATCGGATATTGCCAAGGAGCTTGGTGTAAGTAATGCAACGGTATCTAGAGCATTAAACGGTTCTGAAAAAGTACAGCCTGCTACTAAAAGTAAAATACTTGCATTGGCCAAGAAATTGAATTATAAACCCAACCAATTAGCACAAGGTTTAGTAAAGAAATCTACTAAGACAATTGGTGTGATCTTACCTACTTTCGAGAAGAATTTCTTTTTTAGAGTGTTGAAAGGTATTGAAAGTGTGTTGCATAGTGCTGATTATAAGATTATTATTACGACTTCTGGCGATAACGCAAAGCAAGAAAAAGAGGCCTGTTATTCTTTATCTTCTTATCACGTAGATGGTATTATTTTGTCGCTTTCTTATAACCACGAGGATCCTAATTTTTTAATTGATATTCAAGATGATGGTATTCCACTTTTATTTATGGATAGAATTTATGAGGAAATTGATGCCAATTATGTTATTAGTGATGACTTTACAGGAATGTATGAAGCCATTAATAAACTAATTGATAAAGGGCGACGTAGAATTGTACATATCAAAGGGCCTGAAAATATTTCGACATCATTTTCTAGACATCAAGGGTATAAACAAGCCTTAAAAGATCATGGTATAGAATACGATAAAGAATTGGTTGTGCAGTGTGAACATGAAGCAGAAGTAAAGCAAAGTTTAAGGTCGCTTTTTAAACAAGGAATTGATTTTGATGCGGTAACTTGCTACAACGATTATTATGCTTTTCATGCTATGGAACTCTTAAAAGAAAGAGGAATTGAAGTGCCAAAAGATGTTGGTATTGTTGGTTTTGCAAATGAGCCTTTGGCTTCGTATACATCACCTAAATTATCTACAGTAAACCAACCTGCGGAACTAATGGGTAAACGGGCGGCATCATTAATAATAAACGAAATTGATTTATTGAAAAAGGAAGAAGCTTACGAGTTTGAAACCGTTTTGATGGAAACATATTTAATAGAAAGAGAAACTACACTTTAA
- a CDS encoding DUF6786 family protein, giving the protein MNIISKGILIMGILTSASCDTKQKTLDKGTFGYDASFLKQYQETIVLKNNNGKSLLAVVPNYQGRILTSSAQGEEGNSYGWLNYAAISSDKLEEKINIYGGEDRFWLGPEGGQNSIFFAPKQEFTFDNWKTPKEIDTEGFDIVSQTENSAVFKKEMNLKNYQGFDFFIEVKRAINLFDQKTVEKKLAVNLNAINVDFVGFESVNQIKNIGNSKWNKSSGLLSIWILGMLKPSSETAMFIPFKGATNYKSYFGDIPADKLSVKDQMILFKGDGTHRSKIGLPPENTIPMLGSYDAEKKVLTVVQFSFDNDQDYVNSMWEIQEAPYAGDVVNTYNDGPLKNGDQLGPFYELESSSPAKELAVQDSVVHHHVTYHFEGDEVELEKLTLQLFNKELKELQL; this is encoded by the coding sequence ATGAATATAATTTCAAAAGGTATACTAATTATGGGAATATTAACTTCAGCTAGTTGCGACACCAAACAAAAGACACTAGACAAAGGTACTTTTGGTTATGACGCTTCTTTTTTAAAGCAATATCAAGAAACAATCGTACTTAAAAATAACAATGGTAAAAGTTTACTTGCTGTTGTTCCTAACTACCAAGGTAGAATACTTACTAGTTCTGCCCAAGGGGAGGAAGGTAACAGTTATGGTTGGTTAAATTATGCGGCTATTTCTTCTGATAAACTTGAAGAAAAAATTAATATTTATGGTGGTGAAGATCGTTTTTGGTTAGGTCCTGAAGGCGGACAAAACTCTATTTTCTTTGCTCCTAAACAAGAATTTACCTTTGACAATTGGAAGACTCCAAAAGAAATTGATACCGAAGGGTTTGATATTGTTAGCCAAACAGAAAACAGTGCTGTTTTTAAGAAAGAAATGAACTTGAAAAACTATCAAGGATTTGATTTCTTTATTGAAGTAAAACGAGCAATTAACCTTTTTGATCAAAAGACTGTAGAAAAGAAACTAGCCGTTAATTTAAATGCTATTAATGTTGATTTTGTTGGTTTCGAATCTGTCAATCAAATTAAAAATATAGGAAACTCAAAATGGAATAAATCTTCTGGGTTACTTTCTATTTGGATTTTGGGTATGTTGAAACCTTCATCAGAAACAGCAATGTTTATCCCGTTTAAAGGGGCTACTAACTATAAAAGTTACTTTGGTGATATTCCTGCTGATAAACTTTCGGTAAAAGATCAAATGATTTTATTTAAAGGTGATGGTACACATAGAAGTAAAATTGGTTTGCCTCCAGAAAATACAATTCCTATGCTCGGTAGTTACGATGCAGAAAAGAAAGTACTAACTGTTGTACAATTCTCTTTTGATAACGATCAGGATTATGTAAATTCTATGTGGGAAATTCAAGAAGCGCCTTATGCTGGCGATGTTGTAAATACATACAATGACGGACCTTTAAAAAATGGCGATCAATTGGGGCCTTTTTATGAGTTAGAATCTTCTTCCCCTGCCAAAGAACTTGCTGTTCAAGATTCTGTGGTTCATCATCATGTTACCTACCATTTTGAAGGCGACGAAGTGGAATTAGAAAAATTAACGCTACAATTATTTAATAAAGAACTAAAAGAGCTTCAATTATAA
- the arfB gene encoding alternative ribosome rescue aminoacyl-tRNA hydrolase ArfB, translating to MNKEILIKELQFKAIRSSGAGGQHVNKVSSKVVLSFDVAKSEGLNSREKTLLYKNISSRLTNEKELQLACDDSRSQVQNKNKVIDRFFDLLKVGLFVPKKRLASKPSKASIKRMKDKKKKRGDLKKLRQKPNY from the coding sequence ATGAATAAAGAAATACTCATTAAAGAATTACAATTTAAGGCTATCAGAAGTTCTGGAGCAGGAGGACAGCATGTTAATAAGGTATCTTCCAAAGTAGTACTTTCTTTTGATGTCGCTAAATCTGAAGGACTAAACAGTCGTGAGAAAACGTTATTATATAAGAATATTTCTTCTAGATTAACCAATGAAAAAGAGCTACAACTTGCTTGTGATGATTCTAGAAGCCAAGTACAAAATAAAAATAAGGTAATAGATCGTTTCTTTGACTTGTTAAAAGTAGGTCTGTTTGTCCCAAAAAAACGACTTGCCTCAAAACCAAGTAAGGCATCTATAAAACGCATGAAAGACAAGAAGAAAAAGCGTGGTGATTTGAAGAAACTAAGGCAGAAACCGAATTATTAA
- the fucP gene encoding L-fucose:H+ symporter permease yields MNEIITEQLDIKEEKTTSINSESKVVEKKYLVPFILISSLFALWGFANDITNPMVSAFQSVMEISTFKASLVQFAFYGGYFTMALPAALLIKKYSYKSVILIGLGLYAVGALLFIPAAQFQMFGFFLVSLYILTFGLAFLETTANPLILSLGSKETATRRLNLAQSFNPIGSITGMFVAQQFILSNLQSAEKNTDGSLIYAGLDEVAKQAVKVHDLMIIRNPYALLGIVVIGVAVVIAVTKIPNNKEADEKFNLGATLKRLVGNKIYREGVVAQIFYVGAQIMCWTFIIQYAENLGYSKADAQSLNIIAMVMFLICRFIATALMKYVNSALLLTIFAFGGVTTMCITIFVGGTEGLYALVATSAFMSLMFPTIYGITLENLDHDAEFGAAGLVMAIVGGALMPPMQGAMIDQESILGIDGVNFSFIIPLVCFCMIALFGYRRFVTK; encoded by the coding sequence ATGAATGAAATTATCACTGAACAACTAGATATTAAGGAGGAAAAGACGACCTCTATTAATTCAGAAAGCAAAGTAGTAGAAAAAAAGTACCTCGTGCCTTTTATTCTTATTTCAAGCTTATTTGCGTTATGGGGTTTTGCCAATGATATTACAAACCCTATGGTTTCGGCTTTTCAATCTGTAATGGAAATTTCTACTTTTAAAGCATCTCTAGTACAGTTTGCTTTTTATGGAGGGTACTTTACAATGGCCTTACCAGCTGCGTTATTAATTAAGAAGTATTCTTATAAATCTGTTATTTTAATTGGTTTGGGATTGTATGCAGTAGGTGCATTGTTATTTATCCCTGCGGCACAATTTCAGATGTTTGGATTTTTCTTAGTATCACTTTATATATTAACTTTTGGATTAGCATTTTTAGAGACTACTGCTAACCCGTTAATATTATCATTAGGTAGTAAAGAAACAGCAACAAGAAGGTTAAATTTAGCACAGTCTTTTAATCCTATTGGCTCAATAACAGGTATGTTTGTGGCACAGCAATTCATTTTATCAAATTTGCAATCAGCAGAAAAAAATACAGACGGATCGTTAATTTATGCTGGGTTAGACGAAGTAGCAAAACAAGCCGTTAAAGTACACGATTTAATGATTATTCGTAATCCTTATGCACTATTAGGGATTGTAGTAATTGGTGTAGCAGTTGTTATTGCGGTAACTAAAATACCCAATAATAAAGAAGCAGACGAGAAATTTAATTTAGGAGCTACCTTAAAAAGGTTAGTAGGAAATAAGATATACAGAGAGGGTGTTGTAGCACAAATATTTTATGTTGGTGCGCAAATTATGTGTTGGACATTTATTATCCAATATGCAGAAAATTTGGGTTATTCTAAGGCAGATGCTCAGAGTTTAAATATTATTGCAATGGTAATGTTCTTAATATGTAGGTTTATTGCTACGGCTTTAATGAAGTACGTAAACTCTGCATTATTGCTCACAATATTTGCATTTGGAGGTGTAACAACAATGTGTATTACAATATTTGTAGGTGGTACAGAAGGACTTTATGCTTTGGTTGCAACATCTGCTTTTATGTCGTTAATGTTCCCTACAATTTATGGTATTACATTAGAAAATTTAGATCACGATGCTGAATTTGGAGCAGCAGGTCTTGTAATGGCAATTGTGGGTGGAGCTTTAATGCCACCAATGCAAGGTGCAATGATAGATCAGGAAAGTATTTTAGGAATTGATGGCGTTAACTTTTCGTTTATTATTCCTTTGGTATGTTTCTGTATGATTGCACTATTTGGTTATCGACGATTTGTCACAAAATAA
- a CDS encoding LutC/YkgG family protein, producing the protein MGARESILGQIKDISLPSKELPLVPIFEGFSDNKEEYFLTMLAALGVEVIISDQLSDLEEVVAERAKEGEVYSNVEGIPSVENISSQLNLSVINGSLGVAENGAIWVDGDQLKERYLTAIASHLMIVLPYQKLVWNMHEAYTYINPEETGYGVFISGPSKTADIEQSLVKGAHGAKSLTVFLHKK; encoded by the coding sequence ATGGGGGCAAGAGAATCAATTTTAGGGCAAATCAAAGACATAAGTTTACCTTCTAAAGAACTTCCTCTAGTTCCAATTTTCGAAGGTTTTTCGGATAATAAAGAAGAATATTTTTTAACAATGTTAGCTGCTTTAGGCGTTGAAGTTATCATTTCAGATCAATTAAGTGATTTAGAAGAAGTGGTAGCAGAAAGAGCAAAAGAAGGAGAGGTGTACAGTAATGTAGAAGGAATACCGAGTGTAGAAAATATCTCCTCTCAACTAAATTTATCTGTTATTAATGGTTCGTTAGGTGTAGCAGAAAATGGTGCAATTTGGGTAGATGGAGATCAGTTAAAAGAACGTTATTTAACGGCAATAGCTTCTCATTTAATGATTGTATTACCTTACCAAAAATTAGTTTGGAATATGCATGAAGCCTACACATATATCAACCCAGAAGAGACAGGGTATGGTGTATTTATTTCTGGTCCTTCTAAAACGGCAGATATAGAACAGTCTTTAGTAAAAGGTGCTCATGGAGCTAAATCTTTGACGGTGTTTTTACATAAAAAATAA
- a CDS encoding class II aldolase/adducin family protein, producing MNATSPIKEVKSDNKNPEAANWKITPALPVLEYTWEKGNDPITRDEVELFYNSAPIKQLRKDICFAGLRLWQKGYVDGNGGNITVRVGDNLVLCTPTLISKGAMKPKDICLVDMDGNQKAGHRPRTSEVMTHLAVMKRMPAAKSCVHAHPPHGTAFAIASIVPPTGVIPEADIFLGQMGLAKYETPGSLENAQVIGEMAIDHQAVLMENHGVIVWGSHIEDAYWKMENVEAICQTIAVATIVNPEISCVGVEKARDMIAIREQLGMYDKRSKWSDEELLQNDFYKKAKIINRR from the coding sequence ATGAACGCTACATCGCCAATAAAAGAAGTTAAGAGTGACAATAAGAATCCTGAAGCTGCCAATTGGAAAATTACACCAGCTTTACCTGTATTAGAGTATACATGGGAAAAAGGAAATGATCCAATTACAAGAGATGAAGTAGAGTTATTCTACAATTCTGCTCCTATTAAGCAATTAAGAAAAGATATTTGCTTTGCAGGACTCCGCTTATGGCAAAAAGGATATGTAGACGGCAATGGTGGTAATATTACTGTTAGAGTTGGTGATAACTTAGTGTTATGTACACCTACTTTAATTTCTAAAGGAGCAATGAAACCTAAAGATATTTGTTTAGTAGATATGGACGGAAATCAAAAAGCTGGTCACCGTCCTCGTACTAGTGAAGTGATGACGCACTTAGCTGTTATGAAAAGAATGCCTGCTGCAAAATCTTGTGTACATGCTCACCCTCCTCATGGTACTGCATTTGCAATTGCTTCTATTGTTCCTCCAACAGGTGTAATTCCTGAAGCTGATATTTTCTTAGGCCAAATGGGATTAGCGAAATACGAAACTCCAGGTTCTCTAGAAAATGCTCAGGTAATTGGAGAAATGGCTATAGACCACCAAGCGGTATTAATGGAAAACCACGGTGTTATTGTATGGGGTAGCCATATTGAAGATGCTTATTGGAAAATGGAAAATGTAGAAGCTATCTGCCAGACGATTGCAGTAGCAACTATAGTTAACCCTGAAATTTCTTGTGTAGGAGTAGAAAAAGCAAGAGATATGATTGCTATCAGAGAGCAACTGGGTATGTATGATAAAAGATCGAAATGGTCTGATGAAGAATTATTACAAAATGATTTCTACAAAAAAGCAAAAATAATTAACCGTAGATAA
- the aldA gene encoding aldehyde dehydrogenase translates to MSNYTTVGTAVKTYQQFIAGSFFSTANHIEVINPCTEEVIALAPRGTAEDADKAVAAAKAAQNDWGLLPAVARAEYLKKMAQVIRENRVFLAETLATEQAKVMGLAQVEIDVTAVYFDYYAGLARSYEGEIIQSDRPNEQMMLHKLPIGIAVGICPWNFPFFVMARKIAPSLLTGNACIVKISEETPMVSLEFARLIENIGLPKGILSIVTGLGHEIGQALTENPDVGIISLTGSVGAGQKVMEAAAKNITKVSLELGGKAPAIVCKDADLDLAVKAIVASRIIYSGQVCNCAERVYVEEEVYDAFMTKLLPAMKNVRLGDAMSDDKADMSAQINQVQLNKIDSMVKRAIEQGGEVLLGGRISNKFDKGFYYEPTVVANVEQDHEIVQNEIFGPVLPVMKVSSFDQALDFANDSEYGLTSSIFTNDINKILRATKELKFGETYVNREHFEAIQGFHAGFRKSGIGGADGKHGLEEYLQTKVMYIQQN, encoded by the coding sequence ATGTCTAACTATACAACTGTTGGTACTGCAGTAAAAACATACCAACAATTTATTGCTGGATCATTTTTTAGTACAGCAAATCACATCGAAGTAATTAACCCTTGTACAGAAGAAGTTATTGCTTTGGCACCAAGAGGAACAGCTGAAGATGCAGATAAAGCTGTAGCAGCAGCAAAAGCTGCTCAAAATGATTGGGGTCTATTACCTGCCGTAGCACGTGCAGAGTATTTAAAGAAAATGGCTCAAGTTATTAGAGAAAACAGAGTATTCCTTGCAGAAACTTTGGCTACAGAACAAGCTAAAGTAATGGGCTTAGCACAAGTTGAAATTGATGTTACTGCTGTATATTTTGACTATTACGCAGGTTTAGCAAGATCTTACGAAGGTGAGATTATCCAAAGTGATCGTCCGAATGAGCAAATGATGTTACATAAATTACCTATTGGTATTGCTGTAGGTATTTGCCCATGGAACTTCCCGTTTTTTGTAATGGCTCGTAAAATTGCTCCTTCTCTACTTACAGGTAACGCTTGTATTGTAAAAATTAGTGAGGAGACACCAATGGTAAGTTTAGAATTTGCTAGACTGATAGAAAACATCGGTTTGCCTAAAGGTATTCTTAGTATTGTTACTGGTCTTGGTCATGAAATTGGTCAAGCATTAACAGAGAATCCTGACGTTGGTATTATCAGCTTAACAGGTTCTGTTGGTGCAGGACAAAAAGTGATGGAAGCTGCTGCTAAAAATATCACAAAAGTTTCTTTAGAATTGGGTGGAAAAGCTCCTGCTATTGTTTGTAAAGATGCTGATTTAGATTTAGCAGTAAAAGCAATTGTAGCTTCTAGAATAATTTATAGTGGCCAGGTATGTAATTGTGCCGAGAGAGTTTATGTAGAAGAAGAAGTGTATGATGCGTTTATGACTAAACTTCTTCCTGCAATGAAAAACGTTCGTTTAGGTGATGCTATGTCTGATGATAAAGCCGACATGAGTGCTCAAATTAATCAGGTACAATTAAACAAAATCGATAGCATGGTAAAAAGAGCTATCGAGCAAGGTGGTGAGGTTTTACTTGGTGGTCGTATTTCTAATAAATTTGATAAGGGTTTCTATTACGAACCAACTGTAGTAGCCAATGTAGAACAAGATCACGAAATTGTTCAGAATGAAATATTTGGACCTGTACTACCTGTAATGAAGGTTTCTTCTTTTGATCAAGCGTTAGACTTTGCCAACGATAGTGAGTACGGTTTAACTTCTTCGATCTTCACGAATGATATTAATAAGATCCTAAGAGCAACAAAAGAATTGAAATTTGGCGAAACTTACGTCAATAGAGAGCACTTTGAAGCAATTCAAGGTTTCCATGCCGGGTTTAGAAAATCTGGTATTGGTGGAGCAGATGGAAAACATGGTTTAGAGGAGTACTTACAAACAAAAGTGATGTATATCCAACAAAACTAA
- a CDS encoding (Fe-S)-binding protein: MEIGLFIPCYVNQFYPEVGKATLQLLQKYGNVSYPNGQTCCGQPMANAGCENEGIDALKVFYQNFKDFDYVVAPSASCILHIREHGGHLYPKISPLLPKILDLTEFLFDVVKEQNLAANFNGKVAIHKSCHGLRGMRLGQCSERVTCVPSKQDELLKQVDGVQLITPQRADECCGFGGTFSVAQPEVSVRMGADRIFDYINSGAQYITSGDMSCLMHLDGIIKREKLPIKVIHLAEILVANASGQPQSKNTSAHVYSI; this comes from the coding sequence ATGGAAATTGGTCTATTTATACCTTGTTATGTAAATCAATTTTATCCAGAAGTTGGTAAAGCTACATTACAATTATTACAGAAATATGGCAATGTAAGTTACCCAAATGGACAAACTTGTTGTGGTCAGCCTATGGCAAATGCAGGTTGCGAAAATGAGGGCATAGATGCCTTAAAGGTATTCTACCAAAATTTTAAAGATTTTGATTATGTCGTTGCACCCTCTGCGAGTTGTATACTACATATTAGAGAACATGGCGGACATTTATATCCTAAAATATCACCGTTACTTCCTAAAATTTTAGACCTTACAGAGTTTCTTTTTGATGTTGTAAAAGAGCAAAATTTAGCTGCTAACTTTAATGGGAAAGTGGCTATTCATAAGAGTTGTCATGGGTTGAGAGGAATGCGTTTAGGACAATGTTCTGAGCGTGTAACTTGTGTTCCTTCTAAACAAGACGAACTCTTAAAGCAAGTAGATGGAGTGCAATTAATTACACCTCAAAGAGCAGATGAATGTTGTGGCTTTGGTGGTACTTTTAGTGTGGCTCAGCCAGAAGTTTCTGTACGAATGGGTGCAGATAGAATTTTTGATTATATCAACTCTGGAGCCCAATATATTACATCTGGAGATATGTCTTGTTTAATGCATTTAGATGGAATTATCAAAAGAGAAAAGCTTCCTATTAAAGTAATTCATTTGGCAGAAATTCTTGTTGCAAATGCAAGTGGTCAACCTCAATCAAAAAATACTTCTGCACATGTCTACTCAATATAA
- a CDS encoding lactate utilization protein B, which yields MSTQYKTHQEGAKNFNKNPERVTWHDKALWFVREKRDTSAHKIPEWEELREIASQVKAHTLSHLDSYLTQFETKAKENGIHVHWANTAAEHNEIVLSILQKHKVKNVVKSKSMLTEECGLNPFLSKENIDVIDTDLGERIVQLAKEHPSHIVLPAIHKKKEEVGELFHEHLNTEKGASDPTYLTRAAREHLREKFLEADAAITGVNFAVAETGGFVVCTNEGNVDMGANLAPVHIACMGIEKIIPKVEHLGVFLRLLARSATGQEITTYSSHFHKPAEDKEIHIVLVNNGRTEQLGREDFRNSLNCIRCGACMNTCPIYRRSGGHSYTYTIPGPIGAILSPGKDLKKHASLPFASTLCGSCTDVCPVKIDIHTQLYKWRQLVMEETNYDVPKKMAMKVTGKVMGNPTLFKLMGAMGNTFLKGPRALIYNGLNTWGKDRELPVPTETFEDWYKKNNK from the coding sequence ATGTCTACTCAATATAAAACACACCAAGAAGGAGCTAAGAATTTTAATAAAAATCCAGAGCGTGTTACGTGGCACGATAAAGCTTTGTGGTTTGTAAGAGAAAAAAGAGATACTTCTGCACATAAAATTCCTGAATGGGAAGAACTAAGGGAAATTGCCTCTCAGGTAAAGGCACATACCTTGTCTCATTTAGATAGTTATTTGACTCAATTTGAAACTAAAGCAAAAGAAAATGGTATTCATGTTCATTGGGCAAATACAGCTGCTGAACATAATGAAATTGTTTTGTCAATTCTTCAGAAACACAAAGTGAAAAATGTGGTGAAGAGTAAATCAATGCTTACAGAAGAATGTGGATTAAATCCATTTTTAAGTAAAGAAAACATTGATGTTATAGATACTGATCTTGGAGAACGTATTGTTCAATTGGCAAAAGAACACCCTAGTCATATTGTTTTACCTGCAATTCATAAGAAAAAAGAAGAAGTTGGAGAGTTGTTTCATGAACACCTCAATACAGAAAAAGGAGCAAGCGATCCTACCTATTTAACAAGGGCAGCAAGAGAACATTTAAGAGAAAAATTTTTAGAAGCAGATGCAGCAATTACAGGAGTAAATTTTGCTGTTGCAGAGACTGGTGGTTTTGTTGTGTGTACAAATGAGGGGAATGTTGATATGGGTGCAAATCTAGCACCTGTACATATTGCTTGCATGGGCATAGAAAAAATTATTCCTAAAGTAGAGCATCTTGGTGTTTTCTTACGTCTATTGGCAAGGAGTGCAACAGGGCAAGAAATTACGACATATAGTTCTCATTTCCATAAGCCAGCAGAAGATAAAGAGATACATATTGTTTTAGTAAATAATGGACGTACAGAACAACTAGGCAGGGAAGATTTTAGAAATTCTTTAAACTGTATACGTTGTGGTGCTTGTATGAACACCTGCCCAATCTATAGACGAAGTGGTGGCCATAGTTATACTTATACTATTCCAGGTCCTATTGGTGCAATTTTATCTCCGGGTAAAGATTTAAAGAAACACGCATCTCTACCATTTGCCTCAACCTTATGTGGTTCTTGTACAGATGTTTGTCCCGTTAAAATTGATATCCATACACAATTGTACAAATGGCGTCAGTTGGTAATGGAAGAGACAAACTACGATGTACCTAAAAAAATGGCTATGAAAGTGACCGGAAAAGTGATGGGAAATCCAACCCTTTTTAAATTGATGGGCGCAATGGGAAATACCTTTTTAAAGGGACCTAGAGCTTTAATTTATAACGGTTTAAATACGTGGGGAAAGGACAGGGAACTACCTGTTCCAACAGAAACGTTTGAAGATTGGTACAAAAAAAACAATAAATAA